In Shewanella sp. MR-4, the genomic stretch CTGGATTGCGATTTAGCCATGGTGCAGGAACAACTCACACTGTTACGGGATGCTATTAGCCTTTGCGAGGCGGAGCAGGATTATGTGAGTCGCGATCTGCTCGAAGATATCCTTGAAGATGAAGAAGAGCATTTAGATTGGCTCGAGTCACAGCAGGAGCTGATCAGCTTAACCGGCATTCAAAACTATCTTCAATCGCAAATTAGTGAGTCATAGGAGCTGAATATGAAAGGTGATAAAGAGGTCATCGACGCGTTGAATCGACTCCTAACGGGAGAGTTATCGGCGATGGATCAGTATTTTGTTCATGCCCATATGTACGAAGACTGGGGCCTGAACGAACTCTATGAGCGTATTGCCCACGAGTCGGATGATGAAAAGGGCCATGCGGCCAAACTGGTACAGCGCATTTTATTCCTCGAAGGCGTGCCGAATGTGGCCGCACGGGAAGCGCTCAACATTGGTTCAAACGTTGAAGAGATGCTGCGTAACGATTTGGCCTATGAATATAAGGTCGCCGATGATTTGCGTAAGGTGATTGCCCTGTGTGAGTCGAAAAAAGATTATCAAACCCGTGAGATCTTAGAAGTGTTACTCGACGACACCGAATCTGACCATATGTATTGGTTAGAAAAACAGCTCGGTTTGATTGACCGAATTGGTTTAGCGAATTATCTGCAAACTAAGATGTAACCACGCCAGCTTACGCAGCTTAAGCACAAAGGCCAGTCACTAAATGACTGGCCTTTGTTTTTGGATTTTGAGTATTTAGTCTAACACTCTGTAAAAAATCGCTATCGCAATGGGATCTTCTGATGGATGTCGATTGTTTAGCGATTCCTGTTATTTTGCTAATGTCTATTCTTTACAAATACTTGTTTACGTTTTTTCTCATCATTTCGGCTGTTGTTGGCTGGTAAAAATTGTTACCGTGTGAAACTGTTTTTGCAGGCTTTTTTGTTAAGTGGTTGGTTAACCAGACGGGAAGATGGATGAGATATATAAAACGTTCTCTTAGTTTGCAGTTAGTGGTAACTATCGTCGGTGCCCTCGCTGTACTTCTTACTTTAGTTGCCGCTTTGCTCGTGAATAAAGAAAGTAATAACACACGTAAGCAAGTCGATGCGGACATTTCGGCGCTTGTGGCTCTCAAGGCCAATGAGATAGGTGGTTATTTTGTTGCTAAAGGGCAAGTGATCCACTCGGTTTTTGCCGAGCCTGGGCTTATCCATTGGTTTAGCCAATATCATGCCCGTGGCAGTAACTTAGCCAACGATCAACAGTACCAAGATATTATTCGCTATTTCCGCTCGTTCTCCGACCGTGATAGCGATGTGAAGTCAGTGTTCTTTGGCTCGGCGAATACCTTCGAGTATTTCGATCTCAATGGCCGTTTCGATGGCGATCCAAACTATTACACTAACAAGCGTCCTTGGTGGCAGGAGGCTATCGATCAGCGCAGCTTGTTTGTGGGCGATCCTGCGGTCGATGCCAACGATGGATCTATTTCGGCCACGGTTAAAACCCCAGTCTATGGTGCCAATGGTGAACTCATCGGCATTGGTGGTATGGATATTCTTATCGATACCATTGGTAAAACCCTGTTAGCGCCAATCAAATACCGCAACTATGGCCAAGCCTTCTTGATGACAGATGAAGGTAAGCTGGTTTATTTCCCAGGTTTCTCTGATAAATTCCCGCCGGGCTCACTTGCGAATCAAATCGATAGCCAGTTTAAGGACACCTCAGGTTTTTCCGCCTTAAGACAACAAATGCAGCGCGAGACGCAGGGCTTTGCCGAAGTCACCTTTAACGGTGTGCCGCAGCGGGTAACCTTCGTGTCTGTGGGCGGTGATTATCCTAAGCAAAAATGGCATTTAGCCTTTATGTTGCCCCATGAGGTGATTGAAGCGCCTGTAACCGAAGCCTTTTGGAATGCCTGTTTTGTTGCCTTAGGGATTATGTTGTTGGTCGGCATCACAGTATGGTTGATGTTATTGCCCTTTAGACGCCAGCTCAGCAAATTGCTCGATGCGATGGAAGACATTGCCGAAGGTGATAGCGATTTATCCCAACGCATTTTAATGGAGCGCGAAGATGAGTTAGGCAAGTTGGGTGATGCCTTCAATCGCTTTGCCGAAAAGGTGCAGCAGATGTTACTGCACACTCGCAACTTAACCCAAGAGGTGGGCACTGGGGTGATGGATGCGCGCCAAGTGTGTGATTTAGCGGTATCTTCGGTGTCATCGCAAAAACAACAAATCGACTCAGTGGCCACGGCCGCCACCCAAATGGCACAGACGAGCCAAGAAATGGCGATAAGCGCTCAGCGAGCGAATGATTTTGCTGAAAAGGCACAGACTCAGGCCCATGACGGTACCCAAATCGTGTCCCGTGCGACCGAAGGCATGAAGGCATTATCGGTTCAAGTGATTGAAGCGGCCAAAGTCATCAAGGAGTTACGTAGCAGCTCCGAGCAAATTGGCGAAGTGTTAAGTGTGATCCGCAACATTGCCGACCAAACCAACTTGCTGGCGCTCAATGCGGCCATCGAGGCGGCGCGGGCGGGTGAGCAGGGCCGAGGCTTTGCCGTGGTGGCCGATGAAGTGCGTACCCTCGCGTCTCGTACCCAAGATTCTACCGCCAACATTCAAGGGATTATCCAAACCCTGCAACAGAGTGCGCTACAAGCCGAGCAGGTGATGGAATCTGGGGTTGAGCAGGCAAAAGTCGGGCAAGACTTGACCACACAAGTGGAGCAAGCCTTAAGTGATATCGCCAGTGCCATTGTGTCGATTCAGCAGCAAACGGTGGAAATTACCGTCGCGATTGGCCAGCAGGCCGTTGTGGCAGAAGAAGTGGCACAGAACGTGGTTAGCGTGCGTGGTTTGTCCGATCAGTCTTTGCTCTCGAGCCAAGATTTATCCCAAAGTTTGCAAGGATTTGAGCAAGCGACTCACGAACTCACCCGCAACATTGGGCAATTTAAGATTTAATTCAAAACGTTGCAAATCAAGGGAGCCTTAGGGCTCCCTTTGTTTTTTGAGCGCTGACAATCCAAGCGCAAACAGCACCGCGGCAAATTGATAAGTGGCACTTGATTACTGTTTTTATATACAGTATTTTGAGTGTCGGAGGAATGCAAGGTGCGAAAAATCATTCATATCGATATGGATTGCTATTTTGCTGCGGTGGAAATGCGGGATTTTCCCGAATACCGCGGTAAACCGCTGGCCGTCGGCGGCAGTCGGGTGCAGCGTGGCGTCATCAGCACTTGTAATTATGAGGCGCGCAAATTTGGCGTGCGTTCTGCCATGGCGACGGGCTACGCACTGAAATTGTGCCCCAATCTTATCCTCGTTCCCGGTCGTATGCAGGTCTACAAAGAGGTCTCGCAGCAAATTCGCGCCATATTTTCCCGATACACAGAGTTAATCGAACCGCTATCCCTCGATGAAGCCTATTTAGATGTTAGCGATTGTAAGCTGTTTAAGGGCTCTGCCACGTTAATCGCCGAGGCGATTCGCCGTGATATTTTGGCCGAAACAGGACTGACTGCATCGGCGGGCGTGGCGCCGATTAAATTTCTCGCCAAGGTCGCCTCTGATTTAAATAAACCCAATGGGCAATGTGTTATCCCACCCGATGAGGTGCCCGAGTTCGTTAAAAGCTTATCCCTGCGGAAAATACCCGGAGTGGGTAAAGTGACCGCTGAGAAACTGTCTTCGCTAGGCTTAAATACCTGCGCCGATGTGCAGGCTTATCCAAAGCAAGAGTTGATTGCCCGTTTTGGTAAGTTTGGCGCCGTGTTAGTCGAGCGGGCCCATGGCATCGATGAGCGCGGGATTTCGGTGAGCCGCGAGCGCAAATCTGTAGGCGTTGAGACCACTCTCGCTCAGGATATTTACACGCTGGAGCAGTGCCAGCAGGTGATGCCTGGATTAATCCAAGAGTTGTCCAGCCGTTTAGTGCGAAGCGCTAAGGGAAGGCAAATCCATAAGCAGGTGGTCAAACTTAAATTTAATGATTTTAAACAGACCACCATCGAGCATCGTAGTGACGAGGTCTCCGTGGTGATGTTCTATGAGCTACTGAGCCAAGCAATGGCTAGGCAAGAGGGCCGTGGAATTAGGTTACTCGGGGTTTCTGTTGGACTCGCCGAGACTAAAGACACGCTTTCGCCGCTCATGGTACGCGAAACTAAGCAGTTGGATTTTGTGTTTTAGTGTTTATCTAATCTGGGCGGCTCTGGCTCAGCGCCAATCTAACCTAGCTAAGTTATGTAAGTTAACGCGATAATCAGCCTTACGCAGTGCGCAAATAGAAGCCACAAAAAGGCCGCATTGGTAAACCCTCTGCGGCCTTTGTTATTTAAGTCTGCTTAGCGACTATTCACCTAGAGTGATTATTCACCTTTAGCGGGAATGCGTTCTAGCACAGCAAGGAGCAGATCCCAGTATTGACCAACTGTGGTGATATTGACCATTTCATCCGGGCCGTGTGGATAGCGGATGGTAGGGCCAATCGACACCATGTCCATTTCTGGATAAGGCTTCTTGAACAGACCACATTCAAGACCCGCGTGGATCACCATGATAACCGGTTCTTTATGGTAGATAGACTCGTAGGTCTCACGCACAATCGCCATTACGGGTGAGCTGTTATCTGGTTTCCAACCTGGGTAAGCGCCACTGAATTCAATTTCAGCGCCAGCGAGGTTGGTCAGCGCATTAAGCATGCCTTCAACTTGGCTGCGGCCCGAATCGATGAGCGAGCGAATTAAGCACAGAATGCTAACTTCTTCATCGTTAGTGCTAATCACGCCTACGTTGAGTGAGGTTTCTGTCACGCCAGCGACTTCATCGCTCATACGCATCACGCCATTAGGGCATACATGCAGCAGGTCGATCAGTGTGTTTTGGCTGTTTTCACTCATCACGCGTTTTGGCGTTGGGATTTCGCTCAACACTAAACGCATATCAGGGTCGGCAATGGCCAGCTCGGCGCGGACTAAGGCTTCAAAAGCGCGCACTTTTTCATTCAGTGCATCGACATTTTCAGCGGGTAACATAAAGCTGATATTGGCTTCGCGTGGAATGGCATTACGCAGTGAACCACCGGTAAATTGGGTTAATTCCAGCGCTAATTCATCGGCATTTTCAAACAGGAAGCGTGCCAATAGTTTGTTGGCGTTACCACGACCCAAATGGATGTTGACCCCAGAGTGACCGCCTTTTAAGCCAGATAAATGCAGGCTAAATGACGCGTAACTTTGCTCTGACGCTTGCCATACCATAGGCAGAGTGATCTGTGCATCGACGCCGCCAGCGCAGCCCATGTAGATTTCACCTTCTTGCTCTGAGTCGGTGTTGATCAGGATTTCAGCATCAAGCATACCTGCTTGCAGGCCAAAGGCGCCTGTCATGCCCGCTTCTTCATCAATCGTGAGCAGCACTTCCAGTGGGCCGTGTTTGATATCGTCGCTACCTAAAATCGCTAAGGCGGACGCCATGCCAATACCATTGTCGGCGCCTAAGGTTGTGCCTTTGGCTTTTACCCAGTCACCGTCAACATAGGCTTCGATAGGATCTTTTGTAAAGTCATGCACTTTGTCGGCATTCTTTTGCGGCACCATATCGATGTGAGCTTGGATCACGACGATTTTGCGATCTTCCATTCCGGCCGTTGCGGGTTTGCGAATAATTAAATTGCCGACCGCATCTTCCACGACATCGAGTTGTTTACTCTTAGCCCACGTTTGGATGTGTTGGCTGAGTGCTTGTTCATGTTTGGAAGGGTGGGGAATTGCACAGATTTGTTCGAACCATTGCCATAAAGGCTGTGGGTATAACTGACTTAACGCTGTCACAGGAGGTCCCTCATCAGGTCTTGTGGGTATAGGGCAAATTTGGCTTGATCCTACCACATTCTGCTCGGCCGATTAATCTTCTCGATAAGCCTCTGTGTGCTTGTGGCAGCGAAAGTTGCCACCCTCAGTCTTTTCGATGGGGACAAAGGGATTTTTTGATTGGTAATTAAGCGTTATAGCGGGAATAATGCAGGCACAATAATGAAAAAGGATGGGTCATGTTTCAAGTTAACTTTGTTGATGTACAAGCAGAAAATGCCATTTTTGATGGTGAAGGTTGGGATGCGGTTGTGGTCGTCACACCGGATCTTGGTGCAATTGGAATTGATGAGATCAGTTTATTGGCTGAGCATGGCGCTAAGGTCGATAAGCGTGTCGGTAAGAGCCCGACGTTGCTGTTTGCCCCCGGTTTAGCCGGTGGCCGTTTAATCATAGCGCCGGTTACTCAAGTGACTGATGATTATGCCGATGTGCGTGTATTTGGCGATGCGGCAAGAGCTGCTATTGCTATTGCTAAAGACGCGGGCGCTAAGCGTCCCCTGCTTTATGTGGTGCCTTCTACCATGCCCAAGTTTGGTTTTGCGACTGAAGTTGCGGCGCTCGCCTGCGGCCAAGAATTATGGCAAACCTTAGAATTACGTGAGGCAACGGGCTTAACGCCAGCCTTTGAAGCCATAGGATTGCTGTCTCTATCATCTAAAAAGAGTCAATTGCTCAACGCATTAGAAGCTGGTCGTGTGTTGGCAAGGGATTTATGTGGCACTGAACCTGAGCGTATGTCGGCAAAGGCCTTTGCCGAATATTGTTTGCAAGCGTTTAAAGGCAGTGTGATTAAAACGGCAGTGGTGGAAGATAGGGATATTCTCGAGCGTGATTATCCGCTGTTAAGTGCGGTGGCGCGTTCTTCCTTTGCCGTTGGGCGGCATCAACCGCGGGTGGTGAAACTCGAATATCTGCCCGAAGGTGAGGTTACTCGTACCTTCTTATTTGCAGGTAAAGGTGTGGTCTACGATACGGGCGGCGCCGATCTGAAAGTGGGCGGCGCAATGGCGGGCATGAGCCGCGATAAAGGCGGCGCTTCTGCCGTGGCGGGGTTATTTAAAACCTTATCTATGCTTAAGCCTAAAGGGATCCGGGTGATCGCCGAACTGGGCTTAGTGCGTAATAGCATTGGCAGCGAAGCCTTTGTTACCGATGAAATTATCACTAGCCATGCGGGCGTGCGGGTGCGAATTGGTAATACGGATGCGGAAGGGCGCTTAGTATTGGCTGACCTGTTAAGTCATTTGCGTATTAAAGCGGTTTCGGCGGTGCAACCAGAGTTGTTCTCGGTCGCGACTCTCACGGGCCATGTAGTACGTTGTTATGGGGCGTATCCAGCAGCGGTTGAAAATGCGGTCGCCAGTGGCGCCACGTGTGCGCAGACACTCGCGTTACAGGCAAGCCAATGGGGCGAACCCTTTGAGGTTTCTACTTTGCGCCGCGAGGACTTTGCCAAGATCCGCGAAGTCTCAGGGGCGGCTGATATTTTATCTTCTAACAATGCGCCATCTTCGGTAACGGCCCGTGGGCATCAATATCCTGCGGCGTTTCTGCTTAAGGCTTCGGGATTGTTTGAACATGGCGTAAATGCCGCAATTCCTTTAGCTTACACACACTTAGATATCGCGGGCAGTGCAACGGAGGGCGATCCGCTCTATGGTAAACCCACAGCAAGTCCCTTGGTCGGTCTGTATCAATATCTGATCAATCGTTAACGAAATAACGTAACAAATAGAAATAATTCTGTAATATCTTACTTATTATAAGGTTACAGGATTATTTCTGTTTTTATGTGATACAGGTCGCCAAGATTCCTGGTTGTTTTATGTAATTAAATTACATTAAAAAGCCTTAATTAAAAAAAATACAAATAAAGCTTGTAATAAAACTACGAAACCATATAATAGTTTTCGTGGACAGGGCAATGTGCCCATCCCCTCTAGTCTATCCAGGATGGATACCCTTCTCCAAGGACCCGAGTGACAAGTCGTCTCAACGGATTTGAGAATCTCTAGTTCCAAGGAACCGAGCCAAGCTTTACTAGAGTACTTAATCTCAACTTTACTTAGGAGTAATTGACTATGTCTTATACAGGCAAGAATCACTTTGTTTGGCAAAACACTTGGATTAACTCTGATGTTTTGCGTGGCGGTTTATTCGCTATGAGCTTTAAGGGCTAACTATCCCTTTAAACCTAGTTTCCATCATCCATCAACCTTTGTATCGCCTTTTTGGCGTGTTTAGACTCAAGTAGCATATCGGTGTTTTTGCATGGGTATGCCAGGTTTTTCCGCTAGCGCGGTTATGTACTTCCCCGAAAGGGACGCTTGAAATATGTCTTGCCTGCTCATTGAGCAGGCTTTTTTTTAGCTTTTTTATGGCGTTACGGCACTATGCCTCTCATTCCTTTCCATAAACGTAAAATTTTTTGCTGCCATCTCGAAATGACTGCTTTTATCAAGAGTTAATTTAATTATCTGTTTTTAAAACATAAAACTTTGTTATCAATCTATTCATCTTTTTGTACGACTTAATAATGATAAATTTGTTACATTTATCACATAAATCATAAATGCAAATCGTTCTCAATAGTGTTACCGTGTGTGCACCTTAACAAAATTTGCTAAATGACTATGCGTTTTAATCTACTTCCACTTGCTGCTGCAGTAACCCTAGCTTTGAATCCTTTGGCGCTGATGGCCGAAGAACAAACCGCTTCAACAACAGAGACACAAGATCAAAATATCGAAAAAATCACTGTGATGGGTAAATACACAGTGAGTCGTAATATTGATACCGCAACGGGGTTAGGACTCACGCTGCGGGAAACGCCACAGTCGGTCAGCATTATGACAGCGGATCGGATTGAAGATCAGGCGCTAAATACCGTGGTCGATGTGGTCAACAACACTGTGGGTTTATCATCCTCAAAAACCGATAACGTGCGTAACGGTTTTTCGGCCCGCGGTTTTACCGTGCAAAACTATCAAATTGATGGCGTGCCTTTATCTTGGAGTTTAGGTGGTGATGCAGGTGAAACGGTATCGGATGTGTCTATCTACGAGCGCGTTGAAGTCGTGCGTGGTGCTACCGGATTATTAACGGGTGCTGGCGATCCTTCGGCCTCGATTAACTTAGTGCGTAAGCATGCCGACAGTTCTGATCTTAAAGGTTATGTGGATGTCGCCACTGGAAGTTGGGATAAAAAACAAGTCACCGCGGATGTGTCTAATGGTCTGAATGAAGACGGCAGCGTGCGTGGGCGCTTGGTCGCTAAGTATGTGAATAGCGATTCTTACCAAGATCTGTATCAAGACCGCAAAACCATTCTCTATGGTGTGGTCGACAGTGATATTACGGCCAACACCTTGCTGCGCGTCGGTGGTAGCTATAACCACAACGATCCCAAAGGGGCGATGTGGGGCGCGTTGCCTGCCGTCTTTAGTGATGGTTCTGCCACTGATTGGGATACATCGGCCACCACAGCTGCCGATTGGAGCCGCTGGGAAACCAAAAACATCAACTACTTTGCGAACCTGAATCACTACTTCAGCAATGGTTGGCAGCTGGTCGCTAACTACAACCGCATGGAGTATGAGACCACCACTAAGATGATCTACATGTCGGGTATGCTCGATAAAGACACGGGGGTGGGACTCAGTGGACAGCGTTATCACAGCCATGGTGAAAGTAACTCGAATAACTTTGATGTGCAGCTAAAGGGCGACTATGACCTCTTTGGTCAAACCCATGAGTTTGTGACGGGCGCTTTGTATAGTAAGCAAAAATCCTACGCCGATACCTATGAGCCTATCCGTGACGATATGACGGGGTGGGACTCACAAGTGGTGGATAACTTCTACGAATGGCAACAAAATCAGTTTGCCGAGCCAGAATGGTCGAGCAACGCGAACCGTCAGCTCAATATGGATACCGAGCAAAAAGGCTTTTATGCGGCGACTCGCTTAACGATTACCGATGATTTTAAACTGATTGCCGGTGGACGTATCTCAAGCTGGAACCGTGAAGGCGTGAGCTATGGTACCGATACTAACTTTGGTGATGATGGGGTGTTTGTGCCCTATGTTGGCGCCTTGTACGATATCAATGACGCGCACCGTATTTACGCCAGTTATACCGGGATTTTTAACCCGCAGAATAATTTCGATGCCGATCAAAATTACCTCGACCCATTAGAAGGCAAAGCCTACGAATTAGGTCTGAAGAGTGCTTATCTTGACGATCGTCTACATACCACTGTGGCCGTGTTCCAAATTGACCAAGATAACTTGGCAACCTTAGCCGGAACGATTGTTATCGGTGGTCAACCCGTGAATTATTATGAGGCCGCACAAGGCACTAAGAGTAAGGGATTTGAGCTAGAGGTGGTGGGTGAGCCTGCCGATGGCTGGAATATCTCTGCGGGTTACTCGCAATTTAATGCCGAAGATGCAGAGGGTAAGCGGGTTGCGACTACCAGTCCGCAGAAGCAATTCAAACTGTTTACCACCTACCAATTTGTGGACTTATTGCCTGAGTTAACCATAGGTGGTGGGGTGAATTGGCAAAGCGACAGTTACTCTGAAGGCGGTGGTGTGGCAATCAAGCAGGATGCTTACTCCCTAGTGAATCTGATGGCACGCTACGATCTGGCTGAGAATATGGATCTGCAGGTTAACGTAGAGAATCTGCTGGATGAGAAATATTATGCCTATATGACAGCGTCTGGCATTGCTTACAGTGCGTATCACTACGGCGCGCCACGTAATTTTACCGTCAGCTTTAACTATCGTTTTTAAGCATTTTACCCGTTGAACTCAAAAAGCCGGCGCCCTTAAGAGCGTCGGCTTTTTGCTATCGACTTCAATCCCATTTGCGGCGCTGACGTTGCCTTATATGCCGGTATGGGATAACCATTGTGCTTTATTGTGATTATTTCGCTTTAAAAACAATGTGCTGTTAATCCTGAACGGCGTTTGAATTTTCCTGTGGTTAAGATTGGCTTGCTAAGGCCTATTTATAGTGAGCTTTAATGTAAATTAAGTGCGGTGGTTTTTTGTTCTGTTTAGCGATTTCTATCAAGAAAATCTCTATCAATTTTCTGGCCTGACCAGCACAAACTCCCTATAATCCCCTGCGAAAAACACGACTACATAGTGTTTACATTTTTGACCCTACCTACTTAAAAAGAAAAGGAACCCAGTTCCATGTTAGAAAAGCTGTTCAAACTGAAACAAAATCAAACGAGCCTCAAGCAGGAAGCGATAGCAGGTTTGACAACATTTATGACTATGGCCTACATCATTTTTGTGAATCCAATGATGTTAGCCGATGCGGGTATGGATCATGGCGCCGTGTTTGTGGCCACCTGTTTAGCGGCGGCGGTGGGATGTATTGTGATGGGTGTGATGGCGAACTACCCCATTGCACTGGCCCCTGGTATGGGACTCAATGCTTTTTTTACCTACACAGTAGTGGGTGAGATGGGTTATAGCTGGGAAACTGCACTTGGTGCTGTTTTCCTGTCGGGAATTTGCTTTTTAATCCTGTCTCTAGTGCGTATTCGCGAGTGGATTGTGAACAGCATTCCTATGTCGCTGCGTATCGGTATTGCTGCGGGTATTGGCTTATTCCTCGCGCTGATCGGTCTTAAGAGTGCTGGCATTGTGGTCGCAAGTCCTGCAACTTTAGTGACTATGGGCGATATTACCGCTTTCCCGGCGGTGATGGCCGTGTTAGGTTTCTTCCTGATCATCGCCATGGTGCAACGTGGAATGAAATCGGCGGTGATTTTAAGCATCCTTATCATTACTGGGCTTGGGTTACTCTTCGGTGATGTGCATTACAACGGTATCGTCTCTATGCCGCCTTCTGTCGCGCCGACCTTTATGGCGATGGATTTATCCCAAGTATTTGAAGTAACAATGCTATCCGTGGTGTTTGCCTTCCTATTTGTCGATCTCTTTGATACTTCGGGCACCTTAGTTGCGGTTGCGCAGCGCGGTGGTTTCCTCGATGAAAAAGGCCGTTTACCTCGCTTAAACCGTGCCTTAACCGCCGACAGTTTAGCGACGATTGCGGGCGCTGCATTCGGTACGTCAACCACCACTAGTTATATCGAAAGTACCGCTGGGGTGAGCGCGGGCGGCCGTACTGGCTTAACCGCTGTCGTTGTCGGCTTACTGTTCATCTTGGCCTTATTCTTATCACCATTAGCTGGAATGATCCCCGCCTATGCTACGGCTGGTACCTTGTTCTATGTGGCGATTCTAATGATGGCTGGACTGGTTCACGTTGAATGGGAAGACTTAACTGAGGCTGCACCTGTGGTTGTGGTGTGTATCCTGATGCCGCTGACCTTCTCAATTGCCACAGGGATTGCGCTGGGGATTATTTCCTATGCTGTCATCAAGCTGTTAACGGGCCGCTTTAGCGATTTAAATATCGGCGTGCTGGTGCTCGCTGCCATGTTTATTGCGAAATTTATTTACGGCTGATACTGAGCTAGTCGTCCATTCGCGGGCTATTTTTTGAGGGGCATCTAATCGATGGCCCTTTTTTATGCGCGATCCCAAGCAGAATTGAAAATTTCTACCAACATCCTGCCCACTAACTACCAATTGCTCTGCGGATTAGGTATAAGGATTATCCGGTTATTTTCTACATATGAATAATGAATTTAAGTGAGATAGCGTATCGCCGCGTGGTAGTGAAGT encodes the following:
- the bfr gene encoding bacterioferritin gives rise to the protein MKGDKEVIDALNRLLTGELSAMDQYFVHAHMYEDWGLNELYERIAHESDDEKGHAAKLVQRILFLEGVPNVAAREALNIGSNVEEMLRNDLAYEYKVADDLRKVIALCESKKDYQTREILEVLLDDTESDHMYWLEKQLGLIDRIGLANYLQTKM
- a CDS encoding methyl-accepting chemotaxis protein — encoded protein: MRYIKRSLSLQLVVTIVGALAVLLTLVAALLVNKESNNTRKQVDADISALVALKANEIGGYFVAKGQVIHSVFAEPGLIHWFSQYHARGSNLANDQQYQDIIRYFRSFSDRDSDVKSVFFGSANTFEYFDLNGRFDGDPNYYTNKRPWWQEAIDQRSLFVGDPAVDANDGSISATVKTPVYGANGELIGIGGMDILIDTIGKTLLAPIKYRNYGQAFLMTDEGKLVYFPGFSDKFPPGSLANQIDSQFKDTSGFSALRQQMQRETQGFAEVTFNGVPQRVTFVSVGGDYPKQKWHLAFMLPHEVIEAPVTEAFWNACFVALGIMLLVGITVWLMLLPFRRQLSKLLDAMEDIAEGDSDLSQRILMEREDELGKLGDAFNRFAEKVQQMLLHTRNLTQEVGTGVMDARQVCDLAVSSVSSQKQQIDSVATAATQMAQTSQEMAISAQRANDFAEKAQTQAHDGTQIVSRATEGMKALSVQVIEAAKVIKELRSSSEQIGEVLSVIRNIADQTNLLALNAAIEAARAGEQGRGFAVVADEVRTLASRTQDSTANIQGIIQTLQQSALQAEQVMESGVEQAKVGQDLTTQVEQALSDIASAIVSIQQQTVEITVAIGQQAVVAEEVAQNVVSVRGLSDQSLLSSQDLSQSLQGFEQATHELTRNIGQFKI
- the dinB gene encoding DNA polymerase IV, with product MRKIIHIDMDCYFAAVEMRDFPEYRGKPLAVGGSRVQRGVISTCNYEARKFGVRSAMATGYALKLCPNLILVPGRMQVYKEVSQQIRAIFSRYTELIEPLSLDEAYLDVSDCKLFKGSATLIAEAIRRDILAETGLTASAGVAPIKFLAKVASDLNKPNGQCVIPPDEVPEFVKSLSLRKIPGVGKVTAEKLSSLGLNTCADVQAYPKQELIARFGKFGAVLVERAHGIDERGISVSRERKSVGVETTLAQDIYTLEQCQQVMPGLIQELSSRLVRSAKGRQIHKQVVKLKFNDFKQTTIEHRSDEVSVVMFYELLSQAMARQEGRGIRLLGVSVGLAETKDTLSPLMVRETKQLDFVF
- a CDS encoding aminoacyl-histidine dipeptidase, with translation MTALSQLYPQPLWQWFEQICAIPHPSKHEQALSQHIQTWAKSKQLDVVEDAVGNLIIRKPATAGMEDRKIVVIQAHIDMVPQKNADKVHDFTKDPIEAYVDGDWVKAKGTTLGADNGIGMASALAILGSDDIKHGPLEVLLTIDEEAGMTGAFGLQAGMLDAEILINTDSEQEGEIYMGCAGGVDAQITLPMVWQASEQSYASFSLHLSGLKGGHSGVNIHLGRGNANKLLARFLFENADELALELTQFTGGSLRNAIPREANISFMLPAENVDALNEKVRAFEALVRAELAIADPDMRLVLSEIPTPKRVMSENSQNTLIDLLHVCPNGVMRMSDEVAGVTETSLNVGVISTNDEEVSILCLIRSLIDSGRSQVEGMLNALTNLAGAEIEFSGAYPGWKPDNSSPVMAIVRETYESIYHKEPVIMVIHAGLECGLFKKPYPEMDMVSIGPTIRYPHGPDEMVNITTVGQYWDLLLAVLERIPAKGE
- a CDS encoding peptidase M17, which encodes MFQVNFVDVQAENAIFDGEGWDAVVVVTPDLGAIGIDEISLLAEHGAKVDKRVGKSPTLLFAPGLAGGRLIIAPVTQVTDDYADVRVFGDAARAAIAIAKDAGAKRPLLYVVPSTMPKFGFATEVAALACGQELWQTLELREATGLTPAFEAIGLLSLSSKKSQLLNALEAGRVLARDLCGTEPERMSAKAFAEYCLQAFKGSVIKTAVVEDRDILERDYPLLSAVARSSFAVGRHQPRVVKLEYLPEGEVTRTFLFAGKGVVYDTGGADLKVGGAMAGMSRDKGGASAVAGLFKTLSMLKPKGIRVIAELGLVRNSIGSEAFVTDEIITSHAGVRVRIGNTDAEGRLVLADLLSHLRIKAVSAVQPELFSVATLTGHVVRCYGAYPAAVENAVASGATCAQTLALQASQWGEPFEVSTLRREDFAKIREVSGAADILSSNNAPSSVTARGHQYPAAFLLKASGLFEHGVNAAIPLAYTHLDIAGSATEGDPLYGKPTASPLVGLYQYLINR
- a CDS encoding TonB-dependent siderophore receptor → MRFNLLPLAAAVTLALNPLALMAEEQTASTTETQDQNIEKITVMGKYTVSRNIDTATGLGLTLRETPQSVSIMTADRIEDQALNTVVDVVNNTVGLSSSKTDNVRNGFSARGFTVQNYQIDGVPLSWSLGGDAGETVSDVSIYERVEVVRGATGLLTGAGDPSASINLVRKHADSSDLKGYVDVATGSWDKKQVTADVSNGLNEDGSVRGRLVAKYVNSDSYQDLYQDRKTILYGVVDSDITANTLLRVGGSYNHNDPKGAMWGALPAVFSDGSATDWDTSATTAADWSRWETKNINYFANLNHYFSNGWQLVANYNRMEYETTTKMIYMSGMLDKDTGVGLSGQRYHSHGESNSNNFDVQLKGDYDLFGQTHEFVTGALYSKQKSYADTYEPIRDDMTGWDSQVVDNFYEWQQNQFAEPEWSSNANRQLNMDTEQKGFYAATRLTITDDFKLIAGGRISSWNREGVSYGTDTNFGDDGVFVPYVGALYDINDAHRIYASYTGIFNPQNNFDADQNYLDPLEGKAYELGLKSAYLDDRLHTTVAVFQIDQDNLATLAGTIVIGGQPVNYYEAAQGTKSKGFELEVVGEPADGWNISAGYSQFNAEDAEGKRVATTSPQKQFKLFTTYQFVDLLPELTIGGGVNWQSDSYSEGGGVAIKQDAYSLVNLMARYDLAENMDLQVNVENLLDEKYYAYMTASGIAYSAYHYGAPRNFTVSFNYRF